One stretch of Corynebacterium auriscanis DNA includes these proteins:
- the glgB gene encoding 1,4-alpha-glucan branching protein GlgB codes for MTSQTPVQLIDDDDRTRLVQRRHHAPHDVLGVHSLHDGRGVLRTVQCGASAVTARLAPSGDEIQLEHIGDDIFAAALTVPASEVATYELDITWADGSSSTISQDPYRQPPTVGDVDQHLIGEGRHERLWEVLGAHLFDDELCSFAVWAPHAAGVSIIGDFNGWNPRQHPMRALGSSGIWEISLPGVSAGSVYKFHITTGDGVHMDKADPMARLAERSPATGSIVVAPSRYEWNDGAWLAKRATAAHDLNPMSIYEVHFGSWRKGLSYQDMATELVDYVREKGFTHVELMGISEHPFEPSWGYQVTSYYAPNNRFGSPDDLRALIDAFHQAGIGVIMDWVPGHFPKDEWALGKFDGQACYEHPDPRRGEQPDWGTYVFDFGRAEVKNFLVANALYWCREFHIDGLRVDAVASILYLDYSREEGEWLPNIYGGRENLDAVSFLQEMNATVHRDSPGVLTIAEESTSWPGVTAPTSDNGLGFSLKWNMGWMHDTLEYVQRDPIHRSHHHGEITFSMVYAYSEKYVLPISHDEVVHGKGTLWSRMPAGHSWDRAAMVRALLAYMWTHPGKKLLFQGQEWGQPAEWNEAKGLDWADLEGWEGEFHRGISGLVSQLNQLYTSLPALSSSDHDPRGFRWIAADDAANNVLSYLRRHKLPDGSDQWVACVVNFSGSSYSNYRIGLPVAGTWREVLNTDATEFEGAGRAVGLDLDAQTPGSHGLSFSAHLDVPAHSARVFLLS; via the coding sequence ATGACAAGTCAAACCCCCGTACAGCTCATCGACGACGACGACCGGACGCGTTTGGTTCAACGTCGGCACCACGCACCGCATGATGTGCTGGGGGTTCATAGCTTGCACGACGGCCGTGGCGTTCTCCGTACCGTGCAATGCGGGGCCAGTGCCGTCACGGCCCGCTTGGCCCCTTCAGGCGATGAGATTCAACTCGAGCACATTGGTGACGACATCTTCGCTGCCGCCCTCACGGTCCCCGCCAGTGAGGTTGCTACCTACGAGCTCGATATCACGTGGGCCGATGGCTCCTCCAGCACCATCAGCCAAGATCCCTACCGGCAGCCCCCCACAGTGGGCGACGTTGATCAGCACCTTATCGGCGAGGGACGCCACGAGCGCCTGTGGGAAGTACTCGGTGCTCACCTCTTCGATGACGAGCTGTGCTCCTTCGCCGTGTGGGCACCTCATGCCGCAGGTGTATCCATTATCGGTGACTTCAATGGCTGGAACCCCCGCCAACACCCCATGCGAGCGCTGGGCAGCTCGGGGATTTGGGAAATCAGCCTGCCCGGAGTCTCCGCTGGATCCGTTTACAAGTTCCACATCACCACCGGCGACGGCGTGCACATGGATAAAGCTGACCCCATGGCTCGATTAGCCGAACGCTCCCCTGCCACTGGCAGCATCGTTGTAGCGCCATCCCGCTACGAGTGGAACGATGGCGCATGGCTGGCCAAGCGCGCCACCGCAGCCCACGATCTCAACCCCATGAGCATCTACGAGGTGCACTTCGGCAGCTGGCGCAAAGGTCTGAGCTACCAAGATATGGCCACGGAACTGGTTGACTACGTCCGCGAGAAAGGCTTCACGCACGTAGAGCTCATGGGTATTTCAGAGCACCCCTTCGAGCCGTCATGGGGGTATCAGGTCACCAGCTACTACGCTCCCAATAACCGCTTCGGTTCACCGGATGATTTGCGTGCGCTGATCGATGCTTTCCACCAAGCGGGCATTGGCGTGATCATGGACTGGGTCCCCGGTCACTTCCCCAAGGACGAATGGGCTCTGGGCAAGTTCGACGGCCAAGCCTGCTATGAACACCCCGATCCGCGCCGCGGTGAGCAACCTGATTGGGGCACCTATGTTTTCGACTTCGGCCGGGCGGAAGTAAAGAACTTCCTCGTTGCCAACGCCTTGTACTGGTGCCGTGAGTTCCACATCGATGGCCTGCGCGTGGATGCCGTGGCGTCGATTCTGTATTTGGATTACTCCCGCGAAGAGGGCGAGTGGCTACCGAACATCTATGGTGGCCGGGAAAACCTCGATGCCGTGAGCTTCCTGCAAGAAATGAATGCGACCGTGCACCGCGACAGCCCCGGTGTGCTGACCATCGCAGAAGAGTCGACCTCCTGGCCCGGTGTAACCGCCCCCACCAGCGACAATGGTTTGGGTTTCAGCTTGAAGTGGAACATGGGCTGGATGCACGACACGCTGGAGTATGTTCAACGAGATCCCATCCACCGCAGCCACCACCACGGAGAAATCACGTTTTCCATGGTGTATGCCTACTCCGAGAAGTACGTGCTACCTATCAGCCACGACGAGGTCGTCCACGGCAAGGGCACGCTGTGGTCGCGTATGCCTGCGGGCCACAGTTGGGATCGCGCAGCGATGGTCCGCGCGTTGCTTGCATACATGTGGACTCACCCGGGCAAGAAACTGCTGTTCCAAGGCCAGGAATGGGGTCAGCCTGCCGAATGGAACGAAGCAAAAGGCTTGGACTGGGCCGATTTGGAAGGCTGGGAGGGCGAATTCCACCGTGGAATCTCGGGATTGGTAAGCCAACTCAACCAGCTGTACACTTCCCTGCCTGCTTTGAGCAGCAGCGATCACGATCCGCGCGGTTTCCGTTGGATTGCCGCCGATGATGCGGCAAACAACGTGCTTTCTTACCTTCGACGCCACAAGCTGCCCGACGGAAGCGACCAATGGGTAGCCTGTGTGGTCAACTTTTCGGGTTCTTCGTATTCCAACTACCGGATTGGATTGCCGGTGGCGGGGACGTGGCGCGAGGTACTGAATACGGACGCCACTGAGTTCGAGGGCGCGGGCCGCGCGGTCGGTCTGGATTTGGACGCCCAAACCCCTGGGTCCCACGGCTTGTCATTCAGCGCGCACTTGGATGTGCCGGCGCACAGCGCGCGAGTGTTCTTGCTGAGTTAG
- a CDS encoding THUMP-like domain-containing protein gives MSFSHSELDFLFAHPELITSAEQLTLSKKSMLADIATLRKTAGNHARALVEIVLARRAASKKMDPAVAHNWWADSDAVQQATPEGVAEWRAKHLASLGVGWVHDVTCSVGTELRILHAEGVDAVGSDVDVTRLRMAKRNVAPVGVFCADATRPATSAPVVVADPARRNSSGRISSLADVVPSVEDLLAAYPARTEFAIKCAPGIDFNDVREWAGMVDVVSVDRQVKEACVYTPGLMAGAGGGRFGPVVGDLSATACAAVGPGAEGGVFREGNKLLMRAVVLRAEAAPQIVTSTMDDNVGEGAPGKYIIDPDGAIVRAGLVRHYAAQHGLWQLDHRIAYLTGDVVPAGERGFRVLEEVPPKQLRGALAARGVGTLEILVRGVDVDPDVLRKKLKLKGAQQATVVLTRVGSAATAFICEVERG, from the coding sequence ATGTCGTTTTCCCATTCCGAACTTGATTTCCTCTTTGCGCACCCCGAATTGATCACCAGCGCCGAGCAATTGACGCTAAGTAAAAAGTCCATGCTCGCCGACATAGCAACGCTGCGAAAAACCGCCGGTAATCACGCCCGGGCGCTGGTGGAGATTGTGTTAGCGCGGCGCGCGGCGTCGAAAAAAATGGATCCCGCAGTGGCACACAACTGGTGGGCTGATAGCGACGCGGTACAACAGGCCACCCCCGAAGGCGTAGCTGAGTGGCGGGCAAAGCATCTGGCTTCGCTGGGAGTGGGCTGGGTGCACGACGTGACCTGCAGTGTGGGCACGGAACTGCGCATCCTGCATGCGGAGGGCGTGGACGCGGTGGGTTCTGACGTGGATGTCACTCGTCTGCGGATGGCCAAGCGCAACGTGGCGCCGGTTGGGGTCTTTTGTGCCGACGCCACGCGCCCAGCAACCAGCGCCCCAGTAGTGGTGGCCGATCCTGCGCGTAGGAATTCTTCCGGACGGATTAGCTCGTTGGCGGATGTTGTCCCCTCAGTAGAGGATTTATTGGCGGCGTATCCTGCCCGGACTGAATTCGCGATCAAGTGCGCCCCGGGTATCGACTTCAACGACGTGCGTGAATGGGCCGGCATGGTCGATGTGGTGAGTGTGGATCGACAGGTCAAAGAGGCATGCGTGTACACCCCTGGACTGATGGCAGGGGCAGGAGGCGGTCGGTTTGGTCCGGTAGTTGGGGACCTGTCGGCGACTGCGTGTGCAGCGGTCGGACCAGGGGCTGAAGGCGGAGTATTCCGCGAGGGCAACAAGTTGCTGATGCGTGCCGTTGTACTGCGTGCAGAGGCCGCGCCACAGATCGTGACGTCGACCATGGACGATAACGTTGGGGAGGGGGCACCGGGTAAGTACATCATTGATCCCGATGGAGCCATTGTGCGCGCCGGGTTAGTACGGCATTACGCAGCTCAGCATGGGCTTTGGCAACTCGATCACCGGATCGCCTACTTGACCGGGGATGTGGTTCCCGCGGGTGAACGCGGATTCCGGGTGCTGGAGGAAGTGCCCCCAAAGCAGTTGCGTGGGGCGTTGGCGGCGAGGGGCGTCGGCACATTAGAAATTTTGGTGAGGGGTGTGGACGTGGATCCTGATGTGCTGCGAAAGAAGCTCAAGCTCAAGGGTGCGCAGCAGGCAACGGTGGTACTGACGCGGGTAGGTTCTGCCGCAACTGCGTTTATTTGTGAGGTAGAACGAGGATAG
- a CDS encoding NUDIX hydrolase, producing MSPHRLGPVEPRHASTVILLRDTLSGPEVYVQERASTMSFCPQMTVFPGGGVDSRDMPGDVDGDGQDSPEVQWQGPEVAWWAERLQKSPAIARALVCAAVRETFEESGTLLAGRLDGTIVGDTTPFQDERHQLENHQLSFTDFMHNNTLVLRSDLIRPWANWVTPKEQPIRYDTAFFVAALPEGQQTCGDTREATSTGWFRPSTLLDGWRARKIGLMPPTWAQLKLLDTFRTVQEILDFSANISVDPVLVEPVDEPYMAEYYLMETQMYGSPKRHFAPGMKFAVDPADLPEHPFEHSPGSFLQ from the coding sequence ATGAGCCCGCACCGTCTTGGACCCGTTGAGCCCCGACACGCATCCACAGTGATTCTGTTGCGCGACACGTTGTCGGGTCCAGAGGTATATGTCCAGGAGCGCGCGTCCACCATGTCGTTCTGCCCGCAAATGACGGTTTTCCCAGGTGGCGGTGTGGATTCGCGCGATATGCCAGGTGACGTGGATGGCGATGGCCAAGATTCACCAGAAGTGCAGTGGCAGGGCCCCGAAGTTGCGTGGTGGGCAGAGCGTCTCCAGAAATCTCCTGCCATCGCCCGCGCCCTCGTGTGCGCCGCCGTCCGAGAAACTTTCGAAGAGTCGGGAACGCTTCTAGCCGGTCGCCTCGACGGCACCATTGTGGGGGATACCACCCCGTTCCAAGACGAACGGCACCAACTAGAAAACCACCAGCTCAGTTTCACCGACTTCATGCACAACAACACACTGGTGTTACGCAGTGACCTCATCCGACCATGGGCTAACTGGGTTACCCCCAAGGAACAACCCATTCGCTACGACACAGCGTTCTTCGTCGCCGCCCTTCCCGAAGGTCAGCAAACGTGCGGCGATACACGTGAAGCCACTTCCACCGGCTGGTTCCGCCCCTCCACTTTGTTGGACGGCTGGCGCGCTCGCAAAATCGGCCTGATGCCACCTACTTGGGCACAGCTCAAACTGCTGGACACATTCCGTACTGTTCAGGAGATCCTCGATTTCTCGGCCAACATCTCCGTGGACCCAGTGTTGGTGGAGCCGGTGGACGAGCCTTACATGGCGGAGTATTACCTCATGGAAACCCAGATGTACGGCTCTCCGAAGCGCCACTTCGCGCCGGGAATGAAATTTGCAGTGGATCCTGCGGACTTGCCAGAACACCCATTCGAGCACAGTCCCGGTAGCTTCCTGCAGTAG
- a CDS encoding tetratricopeptide repeat protein, with the protein MTNPNTPPNRFISGAVDLGAVKAQADQRAKAQEQAANGEAVATTATVTVESFEADLVVRSTQAPVITLLGTARAETSEQLKKDLEELAAAQETQSEGVQWLFRYIDVDATPEIAQAFRVQAVPTVIALAAGRPLTQFEGGQPREQVEQFIAAVVSAVEGKLAGLPTAGDSSVLDADEESDDDSYSLAREKLAGREDDPVDGLVLKGRKAEAFEQLIETIRNTSGDEREAAKKHLLELFALFDTGDEEVISARTKMASALF; encoded by the coding sequence ATGACTAACCCCAACACACCACCAAACCGCTTTATCTCCGGAGCGGTCGATCTGGGTGCAGTGAAGGCCCAGGCGGATCAGCGCGCGAAGGCCCAAGAACAGGCAGCAAACGGAGAGGCTGTCGCTACCACTGCGACCGTCACGGTGGAGAGCTTTGAGGCGGACCTTGTGGTTCGATCAACTCAGGCACCGGTGATCACCCTGTTGGGCACCGCTCGTGCTGAAACTTCCGAGCAGCTGAAAAAGGATCTCGAGGAGCTGGCTGCTGCCCAGGAGACTCAGTCCGAGGGCGTGCAGTGGCTTTTCCGCTACATCGACGTTGATGCCACGCCCGAGATCGCCCAAGCATTTCGCGTTCAGGCTGTCCCTACAGTTATCGCGCTGGCCGCCGGCCGTCCACTCACGCAGTTTGAGGGTGGACAACCCCGTGAGCAGGTGGAGCAGTTCATCGCCGCCGTGGTGAGTGCTGTGGAAGGAAAGCTGGCGGGTTTGCCGACCGCTGGGGATTCTTCTGTTCTCGACGCCGACGAGGAATCCGATGACGATTCATACTCGTTGGCTCGTGAAAAGCTCGCGGGTCGTGAGGATGATCCGGTGGACGGTCTGGTACTTAAAGGCCGCAAGGCGGAGGCGTTCGAGCAGCTCATTGAGACCATTCGCAACACGTCTGGTGACGAGCGTGAGGCAGCTAAGAAGCATCTGTTGGAATTGTTTGCCTTGTTCGATACGGGCGATGAAGAAGTGATTTCTGCACGCACTAAGATGGCGAGCGCGCTATTCTAA
- a CDS encoding ABC transporter ATP-binding protein — MTVERTPSTSPLISSPAKEAAVDEDIMIDMRGVSVVREGNAILSPLNWQVELDERWIIIGPNGAGKTTLMRVASAQMFPSTGIVRLVGEQMGKVDLREIRTAIGMSSSALAQRIPNDERVADLVISAGYDVLGRWREDYEAMDEDRAVEILESVGAIHLANRKWGTLSEGERKRTLIARALMTDPELLLLDEPGAGLDLGGREDLIQLLSELAADPDSPAIVMITHHVEEIPPGFTHAMLLDEGQVVAQGLLEDVMTSENLTRAYHQPIEVHHDRGRWFARRVRRGGSHRSGSSGRG; from the coding sequence ATGACTGTTGAGCGCACTCCATCTACGTCCCCTCTGATTTCCAGCCCGGCGAAGGAAGCCGCTGTGGATGAAGACATCATGATCGACATGCGCGGAGTGTCGGTGGTACGTGAGGGAAATGCGATCCTCTCGCCCCTCAACTGGCAGGTTGAGCTCGATGAACGCTGGATCATCATTGGGCCTAACGGTGCCGGTAAAACCACACTAATGCGAGTAGCTAGTGCGCAAATGTTTCCTAGCACGGGCATTGTTCGACTAGTGGGCGAACAAATGGGCAAGGTGGACTTGCGCGAGATCCGTACTGCTATCGGCATGAGTTCCTCAGCGCTGGCACAACGCATTCCCAATGATGAGCGTGTAGCGGACCTTGTTATTTCGGCTGGCTACGACGTGTTGGGCCGTTGGCGCGAAGACTACGAAGCAATGGATGAGGATCGGGCGGTCGAGATCTTGGAATCCGTCGGGGCCATCCACCTTGCCAACCGAAAGTGGGGAACACTGTCCGAAGGCGAGCGTAAGCGGACCCTCATCGCCCGCGCGCTCATGACCGATCCAGAGCTACTGCTGTTGGATGAACCCGGTGCTGGCCTGGACCTCGGAGGTCGCGAGGACCTCATCCAACTGCTCAGTGAATTGGCCGCAGATCCGGACTCCCCGGCGATCGTCATGATCACCCACCATGTGGAAGAAATACCGCCGGGGTTTACGCATGCGATGCTTTTGGACGAGGGCCAGGTTGTCGCCCAAGGGCTGCTGGAGGATGTCATGACAAGCGAGAACCTCACCCGCGCCTACCACCAGCCGATTGAGGTTCATCACGATCGGGGCCGGTGGTTTGCTCGTCGGGTGCGTCGGGGTGGTAGTCACCGTTCGGGTAGCTCGGGTCGGGGTTAG
- a CDS encoding alpha-1,4-glucan--maltose-1-phosphate maltosyltransferase, with the protein MHTFPRLGVDNIHPVIMEGSVPAKALVGQVMPIRATVWREGHDAISATLVVRRPAGAEGGRTKVTMLPDPDNPDHRHAVIIPDVPGLWTFRIDAWSDPIATWNNAVQKKVAAGQDAEALANDLEVGAQLFERAEGKVSRSAVSTIKQVVVALRDTNLPLDHRIAPAFTDEVKRALNRRPVRDLLTKGREFEILVEPLESGVGAWYEFFPRSTGGVDETGQPVHGTFATAEKDLPRIAGMGFDTIYLPPIHPIGTINRKGKNNTLTPTAQDVGSPWAIGSAEGGHEAIHPQLGTVEDFTHFVAVAHENGLRVALDLALQCAPDHPWAKSHPEWFTVLPDGHIAYAENPPKKYQDIYPLNFDNDPEGIYHAVLDVVRLWIERGVRVFRVDNPHTKPTAFWHWLIGQIHAEFPDVVFLAEAFTRPPRLYGLAKAGFTQSYSYFTWKTTKEELTEFATDVAEGADVFRPNLFVNTPDILHESLQTGGRAMFAIRAALAATMSPLWGVYSGYELYESTPVHEGSEEYLNSEKYELRPRDFDVEDSLAPWLTRLNEIRRANPALLQQRNLHIHETSSDHLLAYSRVDAITGNAVLVVVTLDSHQIQEGTVTLDLEALGLADQESFEVTDLVTQQTWDWSRENYVRLDPDFEVAHIVQLPQIPEHLRMATTFRQDEWDPRR; encoded by the coding sequence ATGCACACATTCCCCCGGTTAGGCGTGGACAATATCCACCCCGTCATCATGGAAGGTTCCGTTCCAGCCAAAGCGCTTGTCGGTCAAGTAATGCCTATTAGGGCAACCGTGTGGCGCGAAGGACACGATGCGATCTCTGCCACCTTGGTAGTGCGCCGTCCCGCAGGCGCGGAGGGCGGGCGCACCAAGGTCACGATGTTGCCCGATCCGGATAACCCGGATCACCGCCACGCGGTCATCATCCCCGACGTTCCCGGTTTGTGGACATTCCGGATCGACGCGTGGTCCGATCCAATTGCCACATGGAATAACGCGGTCCAGAAAAAGGTAGCGGCGGGGCAAGACGCCGAAGCCCTGGCCAACGACTTGGAAGTTGGGGCCCAGTTATTCGAGCGCGCCGAGGGGAAAGTCTCCCGATCCGCGGTGAGCACCATCAAACAAGTTGTTGTGGCTTTACGTGATACGAACCTCCCACTGGACCACCGCATCGCGCCAGCCTTCACCGATGAGGTAAAGCGGGCTCTGAATCGGCGTCCTGTGCGTGACCTGCTCACGAAGGGCCGTGAGTTCGAGATTTTGGTTGAGCCGCTGGAAAGTGGCGTCGGTGCTTGGTATGAGTTTTTCCCCCGCTCGACCGGCGGCGTTGATGAAACGGGCCAACCAGTACACGGCACTTTTGCAACCGCGGAAAAAGACTTGCCGCGTATCGCAGGAATGGGGTTCGACACGATCTACCTGCCCCCCATTCACCCGATCGGTACGATCAACCGAAAAGGTAAAAACAACACACTGACCCCGACGGCGCAGGACGTGGGTTCCCCGTGGGCGATCGGTAGCGCCGAAGGTGGGCATGAAGCAATCCATCCCCAGCTAGGAACAGTCGAAGATTTCACACATTTCGTAGCCGTAGCTCACGAAAATGGTTTGCGGGTGGCACTCGATCTGGCGTTGCAGTGCGCTCCCGACCACCCTTGGGCAAAGTCCCACCCCGAGTGGTTCACGGTGCTGCCCGATGGGCACATCGCATATGCCGAAAACCCACCGAAGAAGTACCAAGACATCTACCCTCTCAACTTCGATAACGACCCAGAGGGCATTTACCACGCGGTGCTGGACGTTGTTCGGTTGTGGATCGAGCGCGGAGTTCGCGTATTCCGCGTGGACAACCCCCACACTAAGCCCACCGCATTCTGGCACTGGCTGATCGGCCAAATCCACGCAGAATTCCCTGATGTGGTGTTCCTTGCCGAGGCATTCACCCGCCCACCGCGCCTGTATGGGCTCGCCAAGGCCGGATTCACGCAGTCCTACAGCTACTTCACGTGGAAAACCACAAAGGAGGAGCTCACTGAGTTCGCGACCGATGTGGCCGAAGGCGCGGATGTATTCCGCCCCAACTTGTTCGTCAATACCCCGGACATTCTCCACGAATCGCTGCAAACCGGTGGCCGAGCGATGTTCGCTATCCGCGCTGCACTGGCGGCAACCATGAGCCCGCTGTGGGGTGTGTATTCCGGTTATGAACTGTACGAATCCACACCTGTTCATGAAGGTAGCGAGGAGTATCTCAACAGCGAGAAGTACGAACTACGCCCACGTGACTTCGACGTGGAAGATTCCCTAGCGCCGTGGCTCACCCGTTTGAACGAGATCCGCCGCGCTAACCCAGCCCTTCTGCAGCAACGAAATCTGCACATTCACGAGACATCGAGCGACCACTTGTTGGCCTATTCGCGTGTGGACGCAATCACCGGCAATGCCGTGTTGGTGGTAGTGACGCTAGATTCCCACCAGATCCAAGAAGGCACTGTAACCCTGGACCTAGAGGCCTTGGGACTTGCTGACCAAGAATCTTTCGAAGTGACGGATCTGGTAACCCAGCAAACGTGGGATTGGTCGAGAGAAAACTACGTGCGCCTGGACCCAGACTTCGAGGTCGCTCACATCGTACAGTTACCGCAGATTCCGGAGCACCTGCGCATGGCCACCACATTCCGCCAAGACGAATGGGACCCTCGCAGGTAA
- a CDS encoding IS256 family transposase gives MTTMSPKKHQNADQVKAVSNRIMASPELSKLIGELAQAADGDINALVRGVLQSSINSGLAAEMEAHLGYESGDRTAKAAAGQTNHRNGSYSKTVDTNYGPIEIDIPRDRDGSFIPRMVPKGARRITELDDMIVSLYAGGMTIRDIQHHIHTSYGVDMSHETISNVTDSVLDAVMQWQHRKLDAFYPIMFLDAIRINVRDGGRVVNKAAHIAVGIDLDGIKHILGIWVAANEGASFWSGVCAELANRGIEDVFIVACDGLKGLPEAIEATWPHSLVQTCVVHLIRNANKYVAYGDRKAVSAALKEVYTAVNETEARSALNRFADSELGKKYPQSVLVWERAWERFVPFLQFTPQVRKMVYTTNAIESLNSELRKATRNRIQFPNDIAAVKALWLTICTIEDKRALKRAKKAKGAPKPDKSGRIIEGRTTVGWMEALNQMIVAYPDRFAPYI, from the coding sequence ATGACAACTATGTCTCCGAAGAAACATCAGAACGCTGATCAGGTTAAGGCTGTTTCCAACAGGATCATGGCGAGCCCGGAATTATCGAAACTGATAGGTGAGCTAGCCCAGGCTGCCGATGGCGACATCAACGCGCTTGTCCGCGGGGTGCTGCAGTCATCGATCAACAGCGGCCTGGCCGCTGAAATGGAGGCGCACCTGGGTTATGAATCCGGTGACCGTACGGCAAAGGCCGCTGCGGGGCAGACAAACCATCGCAATGGTAGTTATTCAAAAACAGTCGATACGAACTACGGGCCGATCGAGATTGACATTCCCCGTGATCGTGATGGTTCGTTTATCCCGCGAATGGTTCCCAAAGGCGCCCGTCGGATTACAGAGCTGGATGACATGATCGTGTCCTTGTATGCCGGCGGCATGACGATTAGGGATATCCAGCACCATATTCACACCTCCTATGGGGTGGATATGTCCCATGAGACGATCAGCAACGTCACCGATTCGGTGCTGGATGCCGTCATGCAGTGGCAGCACCGCAAGCTGGATGCGTTTTATCCCATCATGTTTTTGGATGCCATCCGCATCAACGTCCGCGACGGTGGCAGAGTCGTCAACAAAGCGGCCCACATTGCTGTAGGCATTGACCTCGACGGAATCAAACACATCCTCGGCATCTGGGTTGCCGCCAATGAGGGTGCATCGTTTTGGTCAGGGGTATGCGCAGAACTAGCCAACCGCGGAATCGAAGACGTCTTCATCGTTGCCTGTGACGGACTTAAAGGTCTGCCGGAAGCCATTGAAGCAACCTGGCCGCATTCACTCGTGCAGACCTGTGTGGTGCATCTGATCCGTAACGCCAACAAATACGTCGCTTACGGTGACCGCAAAGCCGTCTCCGCCGCGCTAAAAGAGGTCTACACGGCAGTCAATGAGACCGAAGCACGCAGCGCGCTTAACCGGTTTGCTGACAGTGAACTCGGTAAGAAATACCCACAATCTGTCTTGGTATGGGAACGCGCCTGGGAGAGGTTTGTACCGTTTCTGCAGTTCACCCCGCAGGTGCGGAAAATGGTCTACACGACCAACGCGATCGAATCACTCAATAGTGAACTGCGTAAAGCCACCCGCAATCGCATCCAGTTCCCCAACGATATCGCTGCAGTAAAAGCACTGTGGTTGACGATCTGCACGATCGAAGACAAGCGAGCACTCAAGCGTGCAAAGAAAGCGAAAGGGGCACCGAAACCAGATAAATCAGGACGCATAATCGAAGGGAGAACAACCGTCGGCTGGATGGAAGCACTCAACCAAATGATCGTCGCCTACCCCGACCGATTCGCCCCATACATCTAG